The following proteins are co-located in the Chlorogloeopsis sp. ULAP01 genome:
- the recO gene encoding DNA repair protein RecO, translated as MSKTYKATGINLRTQVFGESDKIVTILTKEYGLIRAIAPGARKHNSSLGGRSAMFVVNDLLIAKGRSLDKITQAQTVKSYSGLAKDLGRLAASQYLAEVVLCQGLSEQPQEELYELINEHLRRLEVLSSQKTPSVMALLAHGLFQLLALAGFTPEVHMCCLTQRPLIPDFTDPNWQVGFSINAGGIVCLTAWERLRKEDTGTRGHPDTGKGNEEDTGNMNKRFSASPRHPLSASSQTASPSPSTRNLDYETIFHRQEMPALSKRLNARELTILQHLSQSEIMQDTTQDCSWLSVEQVLRQYAQYHFGRPIRSAALIDSYFAANHDASL; from the coding sequence ATGAGTAAAACTTATAAAGCAACTGGAATTAATCTTAGAACCCAAGTTTTTGGCGAGTCAGATAAAATTGTTACGATTTTGACAAAAGAATATGGACTGATTCGAGCGATCGCCCCAGGAGCACGCAAGCATAATTCCAGCTTAGGTGGCAGGAGTGCAATGTTTGTGGTTAATGATTTACTGATTGCTAAAGGGCGATCGCTAGATAAAATTACGCAAGCCCAAACTGTAAAATCTTACTCAGGACTTGCGAAAGATTTGGGAAGGCTAGCAGCCAGCCAGTATTTAGCAGAGGTAGTGCTATGTCAAGGTTTAAGCGAACAACCTCAAGAAGAACTATATGAATTAATAAATGAACATCTGAGGCGGTTAGAAGTATTATCCAGCCAAAAAACACCCAGTGTCATGGCTCTTTTAGCTCATGGTTTGTTTCAACTATTAGCTTTGGCAGGATTTACGCCAGAAGTACATATGTGTTGTTTGACTCAGCGTCCTCTCATACCAGATTTTACAGACCCTAATTGGCAAGTAGGATTTAGTATTAACGCTGGTGGTATCGTTTGCTTGACAGCTTGGGAACGCCTGAGGAAAGAGGACACGGGGACACGGGGACACCCAGACACGGGGAAGGGGAATGAAGAGGACACGGGGAATATGAATAAAAGATTCTCCGCGTCACCGCGTCACCCCCTCTCCGCGTCTTCTCAAACCGCGTCTCCCTCACCATCTACTCGTAACCTTGATTACGAAACTATATTCCACAGGCAAGAAATGCCAGCACTTTCCAAACGTTTGAACGCAAGGGAATTGACTATACTCCAACATCTGTCGCAATCAGAGATAATGCAAGATACGACCCAAGATTGTAGCTGGTTATCTGTGGAGCAAGTTTTGCGTCAGTATGCCCAGTATCACTTTGGTCGCCCTATTCGCTCCGCTGCCTTGATTGATTCTTATTTTGCTGCAAACCATGATGCATCACTCTGA
- a CDS encoding alpha-ketoglutarate-dependent dioxygenase AlkB, producing MNAIQGNLLSGFDSVIDESPKSDEKEVLSMPDADVIFYRNFYNQQESDELFQTLFNEIKWRQDKMKIYGKEVNLPRKTAWYGDKNKSYTFSGIHLQPEPWTPRLLQVKEKLEKIAKVQFNSVLLNLYRDGNDGISWHTDAETELGKNPVIGSVSFGGTRRFMFRHKYNKELKAEIELTHGSFLLMAGTTQHFWQHQIPKTSKNVQPRINLTFRVIAHSP from the coding sequence ATGAATGCAATTCAGGGAAACTTACTCTCTGGGTTTGACTCTGTGATAGATGAGTCACCGAAGAGTGATGAGAAAGAAGTTCTATCTATGCCAGACGCTGATGTGATTTTCTATCGCAATTTTTATAATCAGCAAGAGAGCGATGAGCTTTTTCAAACCTTATTTAACGAAATCAAATGGCGACAAGATAAGATGAAAATTTACGGTAAGGAAGTAAACTTACCGAGAAAAACTGCTTGGTATGGAGATAAAAACAAGTCATATACATTCTCAGGTATTCATCTTCAGCCAGAGCCTTGGACACCTAGACTACTACAAGTAAAAGAGAAATTAGAGAAAATAGCAAAAGTTCAGTTTAATAGCGTCTTGCTAAATCTTTACCGAGATGGAAATGATGGAATTTCCTGGCATACTGATGCTGAAACAGAATTAGGTAAAAATCCTGTAATTGGTTCTGTTAGCTTTGGTGGAACAAGAAGATTTATGTTTAGACATAAGTACAATAAGGAATTGAAAGCAGAAATTGAGTTAACACATGGTAGCTTCCTACTTATGGCAGGCACAACGCAGCATTTTTGGCAGCATCAAATTCCAAAAACATCGAAAAATGTTCAACCAAGAATTAATTTAACTTTCAGAGTTATTGCTCATTCCCCTTAA
- a CDS encoding transcriptional regulator encodes MPAIEQPKFAELIRQTRARLELSQFEFVSLFQSVNRWEKGRTKLLSLALKQIEVLVHPMDDHAKDLLEKYFQGQGVKNCEP; translated from the coding sequence ATGCCTGCAATAGAACAGCCAAAGTTTGCAGAGTTGATTCGACAGACAAGAGCGCGTCTTGAACTCTCGCAATTTGAATTTGTATCTTTGTTTCAAAGCGTTAACCGATGGGAGAAGGGGCGGACAAAGCTTTTATCGTTGGCTTTAAAACAAATTGAAGTGCTAGTGCATCCAATGGACGATCACGCCAAAGATCTGCTAGAAAAATACTTTCAGGGACAAGGAGTTAAAAACTGTGAACCCTGA
- a CDS encoding glycosyltransferase family 4 protein encodes MHIAWIGKKSPFCGNVTYSREITNALLELGHQVSFLHFAQEESEPDNWPKFQEVPLPFIYKSQVYTIPTFKATKVLTQSLKSIKPDIVHASLTLSPLDFVLPEICEELNLPLIATFHTPFAGKGAKLVSGTQLLAYQLYAPFLGNYDRVIVFSQIQRELLARMGVPPDKIAVIPNGVDITKYSPGSSEIKADFDADRLFVYQGRLAPEKNVEALLRAWKQAEMAPESKLLIVGDGPLKSSLEPFYGPEYGIIWLGFVADENRRIDILRGADVFILPSLVEGLSLSLLEAMACGIACIATDVGADGEVLEKGAGVILNPKTVRPQLRTLLPLFQDHPELTTLLGQKARKRVLERYTLSNNVAELEILYKEVIRQRSVQFTWGA; translated from the coding sequence ATGCACATAGCTTGGATTGGAAAAAAATCACCCTTTTGCGGTAATGTAACCTACAGTCGAGAAATTACAAATGCCTTACTAGAACTGGGACACCAAGTTAGCTTTCTGCATTTTGCCCAAGAAGAATCTGAACCAGACAACTGGCCGAAATTTCAAGAAGTTCCTCTGCCTTTCATTTACAAGTCCCAGGTTTACACTATCCCCACTTTTAAAGCAACTAAAGTCTTAACCCAGTCTTTAAAGAGCATCAAGCCAGACATAGTCCATGCTTCCCTCACCCTATCTCCCTTGGACTTTGTTTTACCAGAAATTTGTGAAGAATTGAATTTGCCCTTAATCGCGACTTTTCACACACCCTTTGCAGGTAAAGGGGCAAAACTGGTATCGGGAACTCAACTTTTGGCTTATCAACTCTATGCGCCTTTTTTGGGTAATTACGATCGCGTAATTGTATTTTCCCAAATTCAACGCGAATTATTAGCGCGGATGGGTGTGCCGCCAGACAAGATTGCGGTAATACCCAACGGCGTAGATATAACTAAATATTCGCCCGGTTCATCTGAAATTAAAGCCGACTTTGACGCCGATCGCTTATTTGTTTATCAAGGGCGATTAGCTCCAGAAAAGAACGTTGAAGCCCTCCTCCGCGCTTGGAAACAAGCGGAAATGGCTCCAGAAAGCAAATTACTTATAGTTGGCGACGGCCCCCTAAAATCTTCTTTAGAACCGTTTTATGGCCCCGAATACGGGATTATTTGGTTAGGATTTGTTGCCGATGAAAACCGACGCATCGATATCTTAAGAGGTGCAGATGTATTTATTTTACCTTCATTGGTAGAAGGTTTATCACTCTCCCTTTTAGAAGCAATGGCTTGTGGAATAGCGTGTATAGCTACAGATGTGGGTGCAGATGGAGAAGTATTAGAAAAGGGAGCAGGTGTAATTCTCAATCCTAAAACAGTGCGACCTCAACTGAGAACCCTCCTGCCACTATTTCAAGATCATCCTGAGTTAACAACTCTGCTCGGACAAAAAGCAAGAAAACGAGTATTAGAACGCTATACCCTCAGTAATAATGTGGCTGAATTAGAAATACTTTATAAAGAAGTGATCCGGCAGCGAAGCGTACAATTTACTTGGGGTGCGTAA
- the deoC gene encoding deoxyribose-phosphate aldolase, whose product MAADYPDIDIAPYIDHSLLIPTATTEQVEQWCEQADRFHFAAVCVYPAHVRFAAEYLYGKKPKVCTVIGFPTGATTSAVKLYEAQEAVENGATELDVVINLGWLKAGKTDEVHREIAEICEETGQTVKVILETNLLTDAEKRLAAEICMDAGAAFLKTSTGWNGGATVADVRLLKEVAKEAVGIKASGGIRSIDQALDLILAGATRLGTSRGVDLLRQRDTLEKRE is encoded by the coding sequence ATGGCAGCAGATTATCCAGATATTGATATTGCGCCATATATAGATCACTCCTTACTGATTCCAACAGCTACAACCGAGCAGGTGGAACAATGGTGTGAACAAGCAGATAGATTTCACTTTGCAGCGGTTTGCGTGTATCCTGCTCACGTGCGCTTTGCAGCAGAATACCTCTACGGTAAAAAGCCAAAAGTCTGTACGGTGATTGGCTTTCCTACTGGAGCCACAACTTCAGCAGTGAAATTGTATGAAGCTCAAGAAGCAGTGGAAAATGGCGCTACTGAGTTAGATGTGGTAATTAATTTGGGTTGGTTAAAAGCTGGTAAAACTGATGAGGTGCACAGGGAAATCGCAGAAATTTGTGAAGAAACTGGGCAAACAGTAAAGGTAATTTTAGAAACCAACCTACTGACGGATGCTGAGAAACGACTGGCTGCGGAAATATGTATGGATGCAGGGGCAGCTTTTCTCAAAACTAGTACAGGTTGGAATGGGGGTGCAACAGTGGCAGATGTGCGACTTTTGAAGGAAGTTGCTAAAGAAGCGGTGGGAATTAAAGCATCAGGTGGTATTCGCAGTATTGACCAAGCTCTTGACTTAATTTTGGCGGGTGCCACACGATTAGGCACATCTCGTGGTGTCGATTTGTTGCGACAGCGCGATACGCTGGAGAAAAGAGAGTAG
- a CDS encoding phasin family protein — MDSNNWMQQLLMLGIGTTSMVADKIREASEQMVKDGKLDPEQAKAVMDDMVKQLKSEQGNWEGNMQRQMRNMLQDLGVARQSEVDELRGRIDRLERQVRDLENKLWR, encoded by the coding sequence ATGGACAGTAACAACTGGATGCAGCAGTTATTGATGCTCGGTATTGGTACAACTTCTATGGTGGCAGACAAAATACGGGAAGCAAGCGAGCAGATGGTGAAGGATGGCAAGCTTGATCCTGAGCAAGCCAAGGCAGTGATGGATGATATGGTCAAACAGTTAAAATCGGAACAGGGCAACTGGGAAGGCAATATGCAACGGCAGATGCGAAATATGCTGCAAGATTTAGGGGTTGCACGCCAGTCAGAAGTTGATGAACTGCGAGGTAGAATTGACAGGTTGGAGCGTCAAGTGCGTGATTTAGAAAATAAGCTTTGGCGCTAA
- a CDS encoding MFS transporter, with protein sequence MHHSDLDHKILPLSPSHIKKQKRASVAKAPSHLSAVPKTTPDSAHAQEKPAKNLSQNEQWTSKSLPEKNSNHQSTNTEVNTKNEPNGQIVPLVNGAVPEKSNQNKPDDAKEHGFLPVLRNPNFLALWGGQVFCQLADKVYLVLMIALINTHFQIGDRTISTWVSALMMAFTIPAVLFGSLAGVFVDRWSKKMVLVGTNIWRGILVLVIPFLLWLTHDWQPIGVLPVGFAIILGVTFLVSTLTQFFAPAEQAAIPLVVKEQHLLSANSLYTTTMMASVIIGFAIGEPLLAAADRLWLVVGGSEGLGKEIIVGGSYAIAGIILLLLGTNEKHYSPKTEYPHIFADVQDGLRYLKDNPRLRNALIQLIVLFSVFAALTVLAVRMAEVIPNLKAEQFGFLLAAGGVGIAVGATILGQFGQRFSYTQLSLFGCAGMVASLIGLSIFTQQLFIILLLVMFLGIFGALIGIPMQTAIQTETPPEMRGKVFGLQNNVINIALTLPLALAGVAETFMGLQAVFLGLGAIVFLGGFLTLCTSQE encoded by the coding sequence ATGCATCACTCTGATCTGGATCACAAAATCCTGCCACTGTCACCAAGTCATATCAAAAAGCAGAAGAGGGCATCAGTGGCTAAAGCACCTAGTCACCTCAGTGCTGTTCCAAAAACTACACCTGATTCAGCCCATGCTCAAGAAAAACCTGCCAAAAATCTTTCTCAAAATGAGCAATGGACATCAAAATCACTACCTGAAAAAAACTCTAATCATCAATCAACTAACACAGAAGTAAATACTAAAAATGAACCTAACGGTCAAATTGTGCCATTAGTAAATGGTGCTGTACCTGAAAAATCAAACCAAAACAAGCCTGATGATGCTAAAGAACATGGATTTTTGCCAGTTCTGAGAAATCCCAATTTTTTAGCACTTTGGGGAGGACAAGTTTTCTGTCAGTTGGCAGATAAAGTGTATTTGGTGTTGATGATAGCCCTAATTAATACTCATTTTCAAATAGGCGATCGCACCATTAGCACTTGGGTGTCAGCATTAATGATGGCTTTTACCATTCCCGCCGTCTTATTCGGTTCCTTGGCTGGTGTATTTGTAGATCGCTGGTCGAAAAAGATGGTACTAGTAGGAACAAACATTTGGCGGGGTATCTTGGTTTTGGTAATCCCCTTCTTACTTTGGCTCACCCATGATTGGCAACCGATAGGAGTCTTACCTGTAGGTTTTGCCATCATTTTGGGAGTCACTTTTTTAGTTTCCACCCTGACACAGTTTTTTGCACCAGCAGAACAGGCAGCAATTCCTTTAGTAGTTAAAGAACAGCATCTACTCTCAGCTAACTCTCTTTACACTACGACGATGATGGCGTCGGTAATTATTGGGTTTGCCATCGGTGAACCACTTTTAGCGGCTGCCGATCGCCTTTGGCTTGTAGTTGGTGGCAGTGAGGGGTTAGGTAAAGAAATTATTGTTGGCGGCAGTTATGCGATCGCCGGCATAATCTTATTACTACTGGGAACTAACGAAAAACATTACTCACCTAAAACAGAATATCCACATATCTTTGCTGACGTACAGGATGGTTTGCGTTATCTCAAAGATAATCCTCGGCTTCGTAATGCCCTGATTCAACTAATTGTCTTATTTTCTGTGTTTGCAGCATTAACTGTTCTTGCCGTTCGCATGGCAGAAGTAATTCCTAACCTAAAAGCCGAGCAGTTCGGATTTTTACTAGCAGCTGGCGGCGTCGGCATCGCTGTTGGAGCAACAATACTAGGACAGTTTGGACAACGCTTCTCTTATACACAGTTAAGTTTATTTGGCTGTGCAGGCATGGTCGCATCTTTGATTGGTTTATCTATATTCACACAGCAGCTATTTATCATCCTGTTGTTGGTAATGTTTTTAGGTATCTTTGGTGCATTAATTGGTATACCCATGCAAACAGCAATCCAAACAGAAACACCCCCAGAAATGCGTGGTAAAGTTTTTGGTTTGCAAAACAATGTGATTAATATTGCTCTTACCTTACCTTTAGCATTAGCAGGTGTAGCAGAAACCTTTATGGGATTGCAGGCAGTCTTTTTGGGATTAGGAGCGATTGTCTTTTTAGGTGGATTCTTGACTTTGTGTACTTCTCAAGAGTAA
- a CDS encoding PDDEXK nuclease domain-containing protein, giving the protein MMPKNDKSNLSKARASDILGYDDFLLELKTRISHAQLRAALAVNKELVLLYWQIGRDILQRQQQQGWGAKVITRLAADLQQAFPEMKGFSRTNLMYMRAFAEAYPDEQFVQQIVGQIPWGHNIRILDAVKDPIERLWYAQQAIQYGWSRNVLVHQIESQLFHRQGKAVTNFDRTLPQPQSELAKQLLKDPYSFDFLNLREEVQERDLEQALIKHIRDFLLELGVGFAFVGSQYHLEVGGEDFYIDLLFYHLRLRCYVVIELKIEEFKPEFSGKMNFYVSAVDDSLRHPEDRPTIGIILCKSKNRVVVEYSLRDMNKPIGVSVYQLRNTLPESLQGKLPTIEQLEAELENLEVEIKTPE; this is encoded by the coding sequence ATGATGCCAAAAAACGATAAAAGCAATCTATCAAAAGCTCGTGCCTCTGATATTCTTGGTTATGACGACTTTCTACTAGAACTAAAAACAAGAATTTCTCACGCTCAACTTCGAGCAGCGTTAGCAGTCAATAAAGAGCTAGTATTGCTCTACTGGCAAATTGGACGAGATATTCTCCAGCGACAACAACAGCAAGGCTGGGGAGCAAAGGTTATTACTCGTCTGGCAGCAGACTTGCAGCAAGCTTTTCCAGAGATGAAGGGTTTTTCACGTACTAATCTAATGTACATGAGAGCCTTTGCTGAAGCTTACCCAGACGAGCAATTTGTCCAACAGATTGTTGGACAAATTCCTTGGGGTCATAATATCCGTATTCTGGATGCTGTTAAAGATCCAATAGAACGTTTGTGGTATGCACAACAAGCCATACAATATGGCTGGAGTCGGAATGTGTTAGTCCATCAGATTGAAAGTCAGTTGTTTCACCGTCAGGGTAAGGCTGTCACTAATTTTGACCGTACTCTTCCCCAACCGCAATCAGAATTGGCAAAGCAACTATTGAAAGATCCTTACTCCTTTGATTTTCTGAATTTGCGGGAAGAGGTTCAAGAACGTGATTTAGAACAAGCTCTAATCAAACACATTCGTGATTTTTTATTAGAGTTAGGGGTTGGATTTGCTTTTGTCGGCAGCCAGTACCATCTTGAGGTTGGCGGTGAAGATTTTTATATAGATTTATTGTTTTATCACTTGCGTTTGCGCTGCTATGTAGTGATTGAACTTAAAATTGAAGAGTTTAAACCAGAGTTTTCTGGGAAGATGAATTTCTATGTAAGTGCGGTAGATGATTCATTAAGACACCCAGAGGATCGGCCAACTATTGGGATAATTTTGTGCAAGAGCAAAAATCGGGTAGTTGTTGAATATTCTTTGCGGGATATGAATAAGCCTATTGGTGTTTCAGTTTATCAGTTAAGGAATACTTTGCCGGAATCACTACAAGGAAAGTTACCAACAATTGAGCAGTTAGAAGCCGAGTTGGAAAATTTAGAAGTTGAAATAAAAACGCCAGAATAA
- a CDS encoding DNA cytosine methyltransferase, whose translation MSDRPSIFSFFAGSGFLDLGFETSGFNIVYVNEISSSFMEAYRYCRANLNLPLPAYGYHFGEEADVTKLTEKLQAIYLQELVQDCRQFNNIIGFIGGPPCPDFSIGGKNRGYLGDNGKLSNAYIDLICQQQPDFFLFENVKGLWKTKKHRLFFEAKKRQLIQAGYLLTERLINAIEYGVPQDRDRIILLGFKISLIKDLGIKILNYNQFPREIFPWEKYVSFNKEKVFTYPWSKSSPFQEDSILPCPQDIPVELTVEYWFRKNDVLHHPNAKHYFQPRAGIQKFATIDEGDDSRKSYKRLHRWRYSPTACYGNNEVHLHPYKVRRISVAEALAIQSLPTKFVLPENMSLTNMFKTIGNGVPYLASKGLAHTILDFLAGDKR comes from the coding sequence ATGAGCGATCGCCCCAGTATTTTCTCCTTTTTTGCTGGTTCGGGATTTCTAGATTTAGGCTTTGAAACCAGTGGTTTTAATATTGTTTATGTGAATGAGATTTCTTCCTCATTTATGGAAGCATACCGCTATTGTCGAGCTAATTTAAATCTACCGTTACCAGCATACGGATACCATTTCGGAGAAGAAGCAGATGTTACTAAACTCACTGAAAAATTACAAGCAATCTACTTACAAGAATTAGTACAAGACTGCCGCCAATTTAATAATATTATTGGATTTATTGGCGGCCCTCCCTGCCCTGACTTTTCAATTGGTGGTAAAAATAGAGGATACTTGGGAGATAATGGCAAACTATCAAATGCTTACATTGACTTAATTTGTCAACAACAACCCGATTTCTTTTTATTTGAGAATGTTAAAGGTTTGTGGAAGACAAAAAAACATCGATTGTTTTTTGAAGCAAAAAAACGGCAGTTAATTCAAGCTGGTTATTTATTAACAGAGCGTTTAATTAATGCTATTGAGTATGGCGTGCCTCAAGATAGAGATAGAATTATCTTATTGGGATTCAAAATCTCTTTAATTAAAGATTTAGGGATAAAAATATTAAATTATAATCAATTTCCTAGAGAAATTTTTCCTTGGGAAAAATACGTATCATTTAACAAAGAAAAAGTATTTACTTATCCTTGGAGTAAAAGTTCACCTTTTCAAGAAGATTCTATTTTGCCTTGCCCTCAAGATATTCCTGTGGAGCTAACCGTTGAATACTGGTTTAGAAAAAATGATGTGCTCCACCACCCCAATGCCAAACACTATTTTCAACCAAGGGCAGGTATTCAAAAATTCGCCACCATTGATGAAGGAGACGATTCCAGAAAATCTTACAAACGTCTGCACAGATGGCGTTACTCTCCTACAGCTTGCTATGGCAATAACGAAGTACATTTACATCCCTACAAAGTACGGAGAATTTCTGTAGCTGAAGCTCTGGCAATCCAATCTTTACCTACAAAATTCGTTTTGCCAGAGAATATGTCACTAACTAATATGTTTAAAACCATCGGTAATGGTGTGCCTTATTTAGCATCTAAAGGATTAGCTCACACTATCTTGGATTTTCTTGCAGGTGACAAAAGATAA
- a CDS encoding DUF697 domain-containing protein: MVVKLQRPILVGGLGLTFTLWMLQSLHHSMVQLGEFSVMSLLLVGGGLWLLKQNRPKNDSQMLEMPVDRATVENAIAKAEVVVSQLASEADNHQALVTLRERIPQLYLELDREDILVAVTGGKSVGKTTLIQVLESNWHPQIRQTVSLQETPPLFAQAEENSDATALAPAKTADFVLFLTNGDLTDTEFQTIQQLRAEYQQLMLVFNKQDQYLPDERANVLLSLKQRMLGNVVATAVSPLPVKVRKHGEDGSVQEWMEQPTPDIQQLTQQLGEILAQQAQQLVWATVMRKTLSLKAEAKNYLNGIRRDRANPVIEQYQWIAAAAAFANPVPALDILATAAINAQMVMDLGNIYQQKFSIEQAKTVAGEMGGLMLKLGLVELSSKAIGTVLKSHAITFVAGGAVQGVSAAYLTRLAGLSLVEYFQQQEVTVNSTTGFNVEKLGQTLQKVFQQNQQISFLQGFVKQGVKRLLPEVAEGEMIGAEKAVG; the protein is encoded by the coding sequence ATGGTTGTGAAGTTGCAACGACCGATCTTAGTGGGAGGACTGGGACTAACATTTACTCTCTGGATGTTACAAAGTTTGCATCATTCTATGGTGCAGCTAGGTGAATTTAGTGTCATGAGTTTGTTGCTAGTTGGTGGCGGTTTGTGGTTATTGAAGCAAAATCGCCCTAAAAACGATTCGCAAATGCTAGAAATGCCTGTAGATCGCGCAACTGTTGAAAATGCGATCGCTAAAGCCGAAGTTGTGGTGAGCCAACTAGCAAGTGAAGCAGACAATCACCAAGCTTTAGTAACATTGCGAGAAAGAATACCCCAGCTGTACTTGGAGTTAGACAGAGAAGACATTCTTGTGGCTGTTACTGGTGGCAAGTCAGTGGGTAAAACCACTTTGATTCAGGTTTTAGAGTCTAACTGGCATCCACAGATCCGGCAAACAGTCAGCTTGCAAGAGACACCGCCTTTGTTTGCACAAGCCGAAGAAAACTCAGATGCCACTGCATTAGCACCAGCAAAGACAGCTGATTTTGTCTTGTTCCTCACAAACGGCGATTTGACAGATACAGAATTTCAAACAATACAGCAACTAAGAGCAGAGTATCAGCAATTAATGCTGGTTTTCAACAAACAAGACCAATATTTGCCAGATGAACGCGCTAACGTCTTGCTGTCACTAAAACAACGGATGCTGGGAAACGTAGTGGCAACTGCTGTTTCTCCCCTGCCTGTCAAAGTTCGCAAGCATGGTGAAGATGGTTCGGTGCAAGAATGGATGGAACAACCAACACCAGACATCCAGCAGTTAACACAGCAGTTGGGTGAGATTTTGGCACAGCAAGCACAGCAATTAGTGTGGGCAACCGTGATGAGAAAGACGCTGTCGCTCAAAGCCGAGGCGAAAAATTACTTGAATGGAATCAGACGCGATCGCGCTAACCCAGTGATTGAACAATATCAGTGGATAGCTGCTGCTGCTGCCTTTGCCAACCCAGTACCAGCACTAGATATTTTGGCAACTGCGGCAATCAACGCTCAGATGGTAATGGATTTGGGTAATATTTACCAGCAAAAATTTTCCATAGAACAGGCGAAAACCGTAGCTGGCGAAATGGGAGGTTTAATGCTGAAGCTGGGTTTAGTAGAACTTTCTAGTAAGGCGATCGGTACAGTTCTCAAGAGTCACGCTATCACCTTTGTTGCTGGTGGTGCAGTGCAGGGTGTAAGTGCAGCTTATCTGACGCGCTTGGCTGGACTTAGCTTAGTAGAATATTTCCAACAGCAGGAAGTAACTGTAAATTCTACCACTGGATTTAATGTGGAGAAATTGGGGCAAACTCTACAAAAGGTATTTCAACAGAACCAGCAGATTTCATTCCTGCAAGGGTTTGTCAAGCAAGGCGTGAAGCGTTTGTTGCCAGAAGTTGCTGAGGGTGAAATGATTGGTGCAGAGAAGGCGGTGGGATAA